In Acipenser ruthenus chromosome 16, fAciRut3.2 maternal haplotype, whole genome shotgun sequence, the following proteins share a genomic window:
- the LOC117412229 gene encoding amphoterin-induced protein 3-like, with protein MSSLARLLVVGLLLMQKEVEGDFSNPHGCPSSCICASDILSCVNHKLHQLPAVLPHSATTLDLSHNVLAQLGNGGFSGLPRLRTLRLAHNQLQQISEGAFWNASSLRHLDLSFNKLEVVEQHYFQELVNLEVLLLFKNSISRVDSQALAGLGNLHKVYFSLNLLTNFPFFSIQEPSHPLLNTLDISSNRLRTLPIEKVKALPANVRNGLYLHNNPLTCECSLYKMFLHWEKLGFASVHDFREEHTCLVYGEPRAQVRFFRHVRIFENCTFGPQTEAPEDSLKAFVGEPLLFGCNASFNRAHTTYVWITPHQEFIAPPGNANKTLRMYNNGSLEIKEAQIEDSGVYVCIALNHRLLLNETREVNVTVLTRRYEEESFNTGLTTLFGCLVTLVLILMYLFLTPCRCWCRKQPTPSPANECSAQSSILTTTPPATTEGPGRKASTTKHVVFLEPIKEVQNGRLRMVLGRDHPKIQQLKSDTDSITSVLSDAPIVP; from the coding sequence ATGAGTAGTCTTGCAAGGCTTCTGGTGGTGGGCTTGCTTCTGATGCAGAAGGAAGTGGAAGGAGACTTTTCAAACCCCCATGGCTGCCCTTCTTCCTGCATCTGTGCCTCAGACATCCTGAGTTGCGTCAACCACAAACTGCACCAGCTGCCTGCAGTGCTACCCCACTCGGCGACCACTCTGGATCTCAGCCATAACGTCCTGGCCCAACTGGGCAACGGGGGCTTCTCTGGGCTACCCCGGCTCCGGACCTTGCGTCTGGCCCACAACCAACTTCAGCAAATCTCAGAGGGGGCTTTCTGGAATGCCAGCAGCCTGCGTCACCTGGACCTCTCCTTCAACAAGCTGGAAGTGGTGGAGCAGCACTACTTCCAGGAGCTGGTTAACCTAGAAGTGCTCCTGCTCTTCAAGAACAGCATCTCCCGGGTTGACAGCCAGGCACTAGCAGGGCTGGGCAACTTGCACAAGGTCTACTTCAGCTTGAACCTCCTAACCAACTTCCCTTTCTTCTCCATCCAGGAGCCCAgccaccccctcctcaacaccttGGACATCTCCTCCAATCGCCTGCGCACACTGCCCATCGAGaaggtgaaagccctgccagctAATGTCAGGAATGGCCTGTACCTCCACAACAACCCGTTGACGTGTGAGTGCAGCCTCTATAAAATGTTCCTGCACTGGGAGAAGCTGGGCTTTGCGTCCGTGCACGACTTCCGGGAGGAGCACACTTGCTTGGTATACGGGGAGCCCAGAGCCCAGGTCCGATTCTTCCGTCACGTCCGCATCTTTGAGAACTGCACCTTCGGGCCTCAGACGGAGGCCCCCGAAGACAGTCTGAAGGCGTTTGTGGGCGAGCCGCTGCTTTTCGGCTGCAATGCCTCTTTCAATCGAGCGCACACCACGTATGTCTGGATAACCCCACACCAGGAGTTCATTGCCCCGCCAGGCAACGCCAACAAGACCCTGAGGATGTACAACAACGGCAGCTTGGAGATCAAGGAGGCCCAGATAGAGGATTCAGGGGTTTACGTCTGCATCGCCCTCAACCACCGGCTGCTGCTCAATGAAACCCGCGAGGTGAACGTCACGGTGTTGACGCGGCGCTATGAGGAGGAGTCCTTCAACACGGGCCTGACTACCCTCTTCGGGTGCTTGGTGACTTTGGTGCTGATCCTCATGTACCTCTTCCTGACCCCCTGCCGCTGCTGGTGCCGCAAGCAGCCCACTCCCAGCCCTGCTAACGAGTGCAGCGCCCAGTCTTCCATCCTGACCACCACCCCTCCAGCCACCACCGAGGGCCCCGGACGCAAGGCGAGCACCACCAAGCATGTGGTCTTCCTGGAGCCCATCAAGGAGGTGCAGAACGGCCGGCTCAGGATGGTGCTGGGGCGAGACCACCCCAAAATCCAGCAGCTCAAGTCCGACACTGATTCCATCACCTCAGTGTTATCCGACGCACCCATAGTGCCCTAG